A window from Primulina huaijiensis isolate GDHJ02 chromosome 13, ASM1229523v2, whole genome shotgun sequence encodes these proteins:
- the LOC140990814 gene encoding replication factor C subunit 3, with translation MLWVDKYRPKSLDKVIVHEEIAQNLKKLVMEQDCPHLLFYGPSGSGKKTLIMALLRQMFGPSADKVKVENKNWKVDAGTRSIEVELTTLSSTHHVELNPSDAGFQDRYVVQEIIKEMAKSRPIDTKGKKGFKVLVLNEVDKLSREAQHSLRRTMEKYSASCRLILCCNSSSKVTEAVRSRCLNMRINAPSEGEIVKVLEFIGKKEGLQLPSGFADRIAQQSNRSLRRAILLFETCRVQQYPFTNNQVIPPMDWEEYVSEIASSIFKEQSPKRLFEVRGKLYELLINCIPPEIILKRLVYELLKKLDSELKHEISHWAAYYEHRLRLGQKAIFHLEAFVAKFMSIYKGFLIETFG, from the exons atgTTGTGGGTTGATAAGTATCGTCCCAAATCCCTTGACAAGGTTATAGTCCATGAAGAAATCGCACAAAACCTCAAGAAATTG GTGATGGAGCAAGATTGCCCCCATTTGCTGTTCTATGGACCTTCCGGGTCCGGTAAGAAGACACTTATCATGGCCCTTCTTAGACAAATGTTTGGTCCTAGCGCGGACAAG GTGAAAGTAGAGAACAAGAACTGGAAAGTTGAT GCTGGAACCAGATCTATCGAAGTAGAGCTTACAACTTTGTCAAGCACACACCATGTGGAACTCAATCCCAGTGATGCAGGTTTTCAAGACCGATATGTAGTTCAAGAAATAATTAAGGAAATGGCCAAAAGTCGACCTATTGACACTAAAGGGAAAAAAGGTTTCAAAG TTCTAGTGCTAAATGAGGTTGACAAACTCTCAAGAGAAGCCCAGCACTCTCTTCGAAGAACAATGGAGAAATATAGTGCATCTTGTAGACTAATTCTTTGCTGCAACAGTTCCTCCAAGGTTACTGAAGCTGTCCGCTCTCGTTGTTTGAATATGCGAATAAACGCTCCATCAGAAGGGGAG ATTGTGAAGGTGTTGGAATTCATTGGCAAGAAAGAAGGGCTGCAACTGCCTTCAGGATTTGCTGATCGCATAGCCCAGCAATCTAATAGGAGTCTGAGGAGGGCAATATTGTTGTTTGAAACTTGTCGTGTCCAACA GTACCCTTTCACAAACAATCAAGTGATACCCCCAATGGATTGGGAGGAATACGTTTCTGAAATAGCATCAAGCATATTCAAGGAGCAGAGTCCTAAACG GTTGTTTGAGGTCCGAGGAAAGCTGTACGAACTGCTCATTAATTGCATTCCTCCAGAGATTATTTTAAAG aGGTTGGTTTATGAACTGTTGAAGAAATTGGATTCTGAACTAAAGCATGAGATCTCTCATTGGGCTGCATATTAT GAACACAGATTACGTCTTGGCCAGAAAGCAATATTTCATCTTGAAG CTTTTGTGGCCAAGTTTATGAGCATCTACAAAGGTTTCCTCATCGAGACGTTTGGTTGA
- the LOC140990813 gene encoding probable arabinosyltransferase ARAD1, which yields MSKMGFFAHRYLFLFFLLTSAVFILSWLLVLRSTGRAYSIDYSKLLSMAKNNNIDVNLPTRASINKEAVILSSNSKKCDSSEHILKVFMYDLPSEFHFNLLGWNGRGRGIVWPDVRSEVPDYPGGLNLQHSIEYWLTLDLLNSEFTKDLGGRIAIRVHNSSEADVVFVPFFSSICYNRYSKLKPNQKRSANSLLQEKLVTFLMAQDEWKRSGGNDHIIIAHHPNSLLDARTKLSPAIFILSDFGRYPPTIANVEKDVIAPYRHVVGSYTDDASDFDTRKTLLYFQGAIYRKDGGIIRQELYYMLKNEKDVHFAFGSVQKDGIKQASTGMRSSKFCLNIAGDTPSSNRLFDAIASHCVPVIISDEIELPYEDVLDYSEFCVFVRTSDALKEKFLLNLVRNITKADWTRMWGRLQEVENFYKFQYPSQANDAVQMIWQAVSRKVPAVRLKIHKAGRFFRAITPREGIKSVAVPRNLS from the exons ATGTCGAAAATGGGGTTCTTTGCTCATAGATATTTGTTCCTTTTTTTCTTATTAACATCAGCAGTGTTCATATTATCTTGGTTGTTAGTGTTAAGGTCGACTGGCCGGGCTTATTCTATTGACTATTCCAAGCTTCTTTCCAtggcaaaaaataataatattgacgtCAACCTACCAACCAGAGCTTCAATTAATAAAGAAGCTGTGATCTTGAGTAGCAATTCAAAAAAATGTGATTCTAGTGAGCATATTCTCAAGGTTTTCATGTATGACTTGCCATCAGAGTTCCATTTTAATCTGTTGGGTTGGAATGGCCGGGGAAGGGGTATTGTTTGGCCGGATGTTCGTTCCGAGGTCCCTGACTACCCTGGTGGATTGAATTTGCAGCATAGCATAGAATATTGGCTGACTTTGGACCTATTGAACTCTGAATTCACCAAAGATTTGGGAGGCCGCATTGCTATTAGAGTACATAATTCTAGTGAAGCTGATGTTGTGTTTGTTCCCTTCTTTTCATCCATTTGCTATAATAGGTACTCAAAACTGAAGCCAAACCAGAAAAGGAGTGCTAATAGTTTATTACAGGAGAAATTGGTTACTTTTTTGATGGCTCAGGATGAATGGAAAAGATCTGGTGGAAATGATCATATAATTATTGCCCACCATCCGAATAGCCTTTTAGATGCTAGAACAAAGCTCTCGCCTGCAATATTTATTCTTTCAGATTTCGGACGGTATCCTCCAACTATTGCTAACGTTGAGAAGGACGTAATTGCGCCTTACAGGCATGTTGTTGGAAGTTATACAGATGATGCATCCGATTTTGATACTCGCAAGACGTTGCTCTATTTCCAAGGGGCTATTTATCGAAAAGAT GGTGGGATAATTCGTCAAGAATTGTATTACATGCTGAAAAATGAAAAGGATGTGCATTTTGCCTTCGGAAGTGTTCAAAAAGATGGTATCAAACAAGCTTCCACTGGTATGCGCTCATCCAAATTCTGCCTCAACATAGCAGGCGACACTCCATCATCAAACCGTCTATTTGATGCCATAGCTAGCCACTGTGTACCTGTCATTATCAGTGATGAAATTGAGCTTCCATACGAAGATGTTCTTGACTATTCAGAATTCTGCGTATTTGTCCGTACATCTGATGCTCTCAAAGAAAAGTTCCTACTAAACCTCGTCAGGAACATTACCAAGGCGGACTGGACCAGAATGTGGGGAAGGCTACAAGAAGTTGAAAACTTTTATAAGTTTCAGTATCCATCACAAGCAAATGATGCTGTCCAGATGATATGGCAGGCTGTTTCGCGAAAGGTTCCTGCTGTCAGGCTAAAGATTCACAAGGCTGGTCGTTTTTTTCGGGCAATCACCCCTAGAGAAGGGATTAAGTCTGTTGCTGTACCTAGAAATCTATCATAA
- the LOC140991348 gene encoding stigma-specific STIG1-like protein 1: protein MKVIIKIILSFAAITMAVTLILTTTRNSNISRQSGLDFLERERDVSTKKVSRFLEQKGLPNKLRAADQCKKDNEKCDLISGNGRNTTCCNNKCIDLWYDKNNCGACKKKCEFTDECCRGECVNLAFDKRHCGFCHNRCKMTPGYCIFGICDYA, encoded by the coding sequence ATGAAGGTGATCATCAAGATAATATTAAGTTTCGCAGCCATAACCATGGCCGTAACCCTAATTCTCACCACCACCCGAAACTCCAACATTTCACGACAGTCGGGACTGGATTTCCTCGAAAGGGAACGGGACGTTTCCACGAAAAAGGTCAGCCGATTTCTCGAGCAAAAGGGTTTGCCTAATAAGCTGAGGGCCGCTGATCAGTGCAAGAAAGATAATGAAAAGTGTGATCTCATTTCTGGAAATGGAAGGAACACAACTTGTTGCAATAACAAGTGCATTGATCTGTGGTACGACAAAAACAACTGCGGAGCGTGCaagaagaaatgcgaatttacGGACGAGTGTTGTAGAGGGGAATGTGTGAATCTCGCGTTCGATAAGAGACACTGCGGGTTTTGCCATAACAGATGCAAGATGACTCCTGGATACTGCATATTCGGGATTTGCGATTACGCGTAA
- the LOC140990950 gene encoding WUSCHEL-related homeobox 11-like codes for MYSQAQDMTATRPSLGVEASADQRQEPVRSRWTPKPEQILILESIFNSGMVNPPKNDTVRIRKMLEKFGSVGDANVFYWFQNRRSRSRRRQRQIQESLATGEPPRAPQREIQYENRGVAAGGFAANSFCMNTSSRNLVGSGSSSISRGISESDHAVSYNFHDFFLYSPGLQELDQNSIFGHSDASNLQYQTPGVITVFINGVATDVSRGPFDIKAMFGGEFVLFHSSGMPLQVNEYGFLVHSLQHGESYFLVPRNS; via the exons ATGTATAGTCAAGCCCAAGACATGACCGCCACACGTCCGAGTCTTGGCGTGGAAGCCTCCGCCGATCAGAGACAGGAGCCGGTTCGGTCGCGGTGGACACCGAAGCCAGAACAAATCCTGATTCTTGAATCAATCTTCAACAGCGGGATGGTGAATCCACCCAAGAACGACACCGTGAGGATCCGAAAGATGCTCGAGAAGTTTGGCTCCGTAGGCGACGCCAATGTCTTCTACTGGTTCCAGAACCGCCGCTCCCGGTCGCGCCGTAGGCAGCGGCAAATCCAGGAATCCCTCGCCACAGGAGAGCCTCCGCGAGCTCCACAGCGGGAGATTCAGTATGAAAACAGAGGCGTGGCTGCAGGTGGATTTGCAGCAAATTCTTTTTGTATGAACACAAGCTCCCGTAATTTGGTGGGATCGGGCTCTTCTTCAATATCTCGTGGGATCAGTGAAAGTGATCACGCTGTTTCTTataattttcatgattttttcTTGTATTCGCCGGGCCTCCAAGAACTGGACCAAAACTCAATTTTTGGACACTCCGATGCTTCAAATTTGCAATATCAAACTCCAG GAGTGATCACAGTGTTTATAAATGGAGTAGCAACAGATGTGAGTAGGGGGCCTTTTGACATTAAGGCGATGTTTGGGGGGGAATTTGTGTTATTTCATTCGTCAGGGATGCCATTGCAAGTCAATGAGTATGGATTTCTGGTGCACAGCTTGCAGCATGGTGAAAGCTATTTTCtg GTTCCAAGAAATTCTTGA